The following DNA comes from Mycolicibacterium lutetiense.
GGGGCACGGCACCAGCGAATCACGCCGTACACCCCACGGCACAACGGAAAGGTCGAGCGCTACAACCGGATCCTTGCTGAAGAGTTCCTCTACGCCCGTGAATGGCGCTCTGAACAACAGCGGTCGGAGGCCCTCGGCGTGTGGAACATCCACTACAACTATCACCGGCCACACAGCACGGCCCGAAATCAGCCGCCAGTGACCCGGCTCCAGAAAGGCGTCACCAACGTCATGGCCTCATACAGCTAGTGCTCGTTCATGAGGCGCAAGTGCATGCCAGCACGACCAGTTCCAATGCTCGAACGCCTACTCGGGTGTTCGTCTTCGCTGCGGTTCGCCGCTAGCTGGACCTCCCCGAGTTTCGGCGAAAATTTCCCATTTGACCTGCGGTAACTGTCAGTAAATCGGTGACTTTTCGGTTCACCTGCAGCAATGCGTAGCTGTCGTGGCAATGGGGGGTGCCTCGGACAGCTCGGCGTGACAGAAGGCAACAGGGTCTATAGGTGAAAGCTCATTAGTTAGTTGTTCTAGATACGTATCTTTACCTGCATTCTCTCTGAAACAGAGAATATCCGCTGTCGGAGGCACCCCCTATTCCCACGACAGTTGCGTGTTTGCCCAGTTGGGCAGTGAAGTAACCGGATCGGTGACAGTTACCGCAGGTCAAATGGGAAATTAACATGGAACTACGGGGAGGTTCAGCGCGACCGGGACAATTCGCATCCGACAAATCCAGCCGGACACGGGAACCGGATACGGGACCCGGTCTGTCGAAAATCTGGTCGGGCGTGTCGTGATTTTGTCGGCTGCTCGGCGTGCCCCGCGTCGTGGGAAAGCGCATCCGCGTGTGGCCATTACGTTGGCGCCCATGGCCGCGGACTACACCCAGTGCGACTTCGACGAGCTGCCCGAGTGGCTCCGTTCCGCGTGCGAAGGCCTGACCCCCGAAGAGCGCCAGATGATGCTGCAGTCCATGACGGCGATGGCGGCCTACGACGAGCAGCAAGAGCAGCAGACGCGGATCGAGGTGCCCGCACCGCCGTCAGTAGACGACCGGGAACTGGTCACCGGGCTGCTCTACCCGGGACGCGACCTCGATGCCGAACCGCTGCCGGCCGACCGCGCCGGTGAGATCGACGCATTGCTGGGCACGCCAAACCCGGACCGCGGCTTCTACCCATCGAGCTACAACCAACCGGTCCGCATGCTGACCCTCGCCGAGACAGCAGCAGAGCTGGGACTGGGGATGGCTCGGGTCCGCCGAATGGCCCGGGGCGGTGGACTGCCTGCGCTGCGGATGTTCGGAACGATCCGTATCAGATCGGATTACGTGTGGGCGATGGGCAACATCTTGGAGGCAGGCCTGCCTCCAGAGATGGGCTGCGGCTGGGCCACAGACCGACCTCGCGGAGCGCTCGACCGCGGTGTGCCAGCCGAGGAGGTGGCCCGCATCTTGCGGGTGCACCCGCAAACGATGTGGCGGTGGTGGCGCAGGTTTGCCAAGGCCAACCCGGATATGAAGCCGCGCAATTTGATGTGGCGCTGTATGGGTCGGCGTGAACGGGCGCTGGTCCCCGAAGACATCCTGATGGTGTGGGGGATTCCTTACGAGAAATCCTCGCTGCGGCGCATCTATTTCGAGGAGGCTTATCGCATCGACGCCGAAGTGCGCGCGGCGATCGCCGAGAACCGCCGCCGGACCGATGGTGTCGCTCCCGACCTGCTTCGGCGCAAAAACAGGATGATCCGCGACCGGGTATCGGGGCTGCAGTGTTTCACGATTGCCGATGCTGCCTCGATGATGGGGATCAGCGCCTCGGGGACCCGCAAGGCGTTGCAGCGCGGAGGGGCCGTCACCTGGACCATTGCGGGGACGACGCGAGTCTGCCAAGACGACTTGTTCGCTGTGCTCCAGCTGCGCAGCGACAAGATCCGCAAATCTCGGGGCCTTCCGCCCGGCGGCTTGATGAAAGACCCACTGCTGGTGCCGATCGCGATGGCCGCCGACAAGATCGGTGTCACCGTACGCACCCTGCGCCGCCGTGCCGCTGCTGGCAAGCTTGAAATAGTCACCTCCGGATCCAAGCTGTGGTTGCGGCGCCACGAGGTGGATGCGCTCGTTGCCGCCCAGGCCGCCAAACCGGCACGCGCCGCCGAGGCTCGCGACCGCCGCCGCGCCGCTGCTGAACGGGGTGCGAACCTGACCGATGCGCACGTG
Coding sequences within:
- a CDS encoding MerR family transcriptional regulator; amino-acid sequence: MAADYTQCDFDELPEWLRSACEGLTPEERQMMLQSMTAMAAYDEQQEQQTRIEVPAPPSVDDRELVTGLLYPGRDLDAEPLPADRAGEIDALLGTPNPDRGFYPSSYNQPVRMLTLAETAAELGLGMARVRRMARGGGLPALRMFGTIRIRSDYVWAMGNILEAGLPPEMGCGWATDRPRGALDRGVPAEEVARILRVHPQTMWRWWRRFAKANPDMKPRNLMWRCMGRRERALVPEDILMVWGIPYEKSSLRRIYFEEAYRIDAEVRAAIAENRRRTDGVAPDLLRRKNRMIRDRVSGLQCFTIADAASMMGISASGTRKALQRGGAVTWTIAGTTRVCQDDLFAVLQLRSDKIRKSRGLPPGGLMKDPLLVPIAMAADKIGVTVRTLRRRAAAGKLEIVTSGSKLWLRRHEVDALVAAQAAKPARAAEARDRRRAAAERGANLTDAHVENFLAWLKWSQPDIDPALALHTRSSAATFAGTRPNVIEALVAEGLLPAQRRGRDLRIRTVDLVAAGVFSAKVARMCPKLRIGDPRQRRSVTAEYLTFDQAAQIVERPASEVRYLARIGTLHAVRFGSGNHRLHESEVYGPGLVRYRQTARPYRTIKHRRFGGYNQTVNETANHLGVSERTVLRMIERGALLAIEAAKQRWCRIEGGAWVQRDFPVNHGGFLVSDKSVRTAIRLRQCRGDLPRTPIPVTVEHLRDGRAPELEPWQEYQLVDRQGNRVDEYGRAS